A genome region from Crossiella equi includes the following:
- a CDS encoding S10 family peptidase, which produces MAVTDTPADGESTRKPGGVDGPRPEPVDDLVTTHHELSASGQYLSYTATTGRVVLRKEVHTDGTFTGHAAKAEVFLTAYTLDGADPGARPVTFAFNGGPGSSSVWLHLGLLGPKRVLMGDAGALTPPPYRVVDNPETLLAHSDLVFIDPVSTGYSRAVAGERPGDYHGYTGDLESVGEVIRLWTSRNGRWSSPKFLAGESYGTLRAAGLAQHLQARHGMYLNGLLLISAVLDMGSIRFTPGNDLPYPLFLPTYAAIAHHHGRHGDRPLADVLAEAEDYAARDYPWALARGNRLTAEERAEHARRLAGLTGLSEDYVDRVRLRIEHLRFFAELLRPERKVAGRLDGRFAGHDSDSGGEIFEEDPSYAAILGPYSAALNQYVRAELGYANDLPYEILTGNVHPWSYKEFEGSHVNSAGRLAEAMRANEHLKVHVAFGYHDGATPYFASEHVLAHLAIPDELAANIERRYYPAGHMMYVHEPSRLQQSADLADFIRGAANT; this is translated from the coding sequence ATGGCAGTCACGGACACGCCGGCCGACGGCGAGTCGACGCGGAAGCCCGGCGGTGTGGACGGGCCCCGGCCCGAACCGGTCGACGACCTGGTCACCACCCACCACGAGCTCTCCGCCAGCGGGCAGTACCTGTCCTACACGGCGACCACCGGCCGAGTCGTCCTCCGCAAGGAGGTGCACACCGACGGGACGTTCACCGGGCACGCGGCCAAAGCCGAGGTCTTCCTCACCGCGTACACCCTGGACGGCGCGGACCCGGGTGCGCGGCCGGTGACCTTCGCCTTCAACGGCGGGCCCGGCTCCTCCAGCGTGTGGCTGCACCTGGGCCTGCTCGGCCCGAAGCGGGTGCTCATGGGCGACGCGGGCGCGTTGACGCCCCCGCCCTACCGCGTGGTGGACAACCCGGAGACCCTGCTCGCGCACAGCGACCTGGTCTTCATCGACCCGGTCTCCACCGGGTACTCGCGCGCGGTGGCCGGGGAGCGCCCCGGCGACTACCACGGCTACACCGGTGACCTGGAGTCCGTCGGCGAGGTCATCCGGCTGTGGACCTCCCGCAACGGGCGCTGGTCCTCGCCGAAGTTCCTGGCCGGGGAGTCCTACGGCACGCTGCGCGCGGCCGGGCTCGCCCAGCACCTCCAGGCCCGCCACGGCATGTACCTCAACGGCCTGCTGCTCATCTCCGCCGTGCTGGACATGGGCTCCATCCGCTTCACCCCCGGCAACGACCTGCCCTACCCGCTGTTCCTGCCCACCTACGCGGCCATCGCGCACCACCACGGCCGCCACGGTGACCGGCCCCTGGCCGACGTGCTCGCCGAGGCCGAGGACTACGCCGCCCGTGACTACCCGTGGGCGCTGGCCAGGGGCAACCGGCTCACCGCCGAGGAACGGGCCGAGCACGCGCGGCGGCTGGCCGGGCTCACCGGCCTGTCCGAGGACTACGTGGACCGGGTGCGGCTGCGCATCGAGCACCTGCGCTTCTTCGCCGAGCTGCTGCGCCCGGAGCGCAAGGTCGCGGGCCGCCTGGACGGGCGCTTCGCCGGGCACGACTCCGACTCCGGCGGTGAGATCTTCGAGGAGGACCCGTCCTACGCGGCGATCCTCGGCCCGTACTCGGCCGCGCTCAACCAGTACGTGCGCGCCGAGCTGGGCTACGCCAACGACCTGCCGTACGAGATCCTCACCGGCAACGTGCACCCGTGGTCCTACAAGGAGTTCGAGGGCTCACACGTGAACTCGGCGGGCCGCCTGGCCGAGGCGATGCGCGCCAACGAGCACCTCAAGGTGCACGTGGCCTTCGGCTACCACGACGGCGCCACCCCGTACTTCGCCTCCGAGCACGTGCTGGCCCACCTGGCCATCCCGGACGAGCTTGCGGCCAACATCGAGCGCCGCTACTACCCGGCCGGGCACATGATGTACGTGCACGAGCCGAGCAGGCTCCAGCAGTCCGCGGACCTGGCCGACTTCATCCGCGGCGCGGCCAACACCTGA
- a CDS encoding uracil-DNA glycosylase, translating to MRYPTLASLDEAVTHCRRCPRLVAWREEVGRVRRAAYRDETYWARPVPGFGPPDARIAVVGLAPAAHGANRTGRMFTGDRSGDFLFAALHATGLASQPTATSRTDGLTLHHTRLAAPVRCAPPDNKPTPAERDTCRPWLADELTLLAPTLRAVLVLGGFGWQALLPVLTAAGWPVPSPRPKFGHGVELPLVRADGSVLHVLGSFHVSPHNTFTGRLTPKMLEGVLTRAKALAGV from the coding sequence ATGCGGTACCCCACTCTCGCCTCCCTGGACGAGGCCGTGACCCACTGCCGCCGCTGCCCGCGCCTGGTCGCCTGGCGCGAGGAGGTCGGCCGGGTCCGCCGGGCGGCCTACCGCGACGAGACCTACTGGGCGCGTCCGGTCCCGGGCTTCGGCCCGCCGGATGCCCGCATCGCCGTGGTCGGCCTGGCCCCGGCGGCCCACGGCGCCAACCGCACGGGCCGCATGTTCACCGGCGACCGCTCGGGCGACTTCCTCTTCGCCGCCCTGCACGCCACGGGCCTGGCCAGCCAGCCAACGGCCACCTCCCGGACCGACGGTCTGACCCTGCACCACACCCGCCTGGCGGCCCCGGTCCGCTGCGCCCCACCGGACAACAAACCCACCCCGGCCGAACGCGACACCTGCCGCCCCTGGCTCGCCGACGAGCTCACCCTCCTGGCCCCCACCCTCCGCGCCGTCCTCGTCCTGGGCGGCTTCGGCTGGCAAGCACTGCTCCCGGTCCTGACCGCCGCGGGCTGGCCGGTCCCCAGCCCGCGGCCCAAGTTCGGCCACGGGGTCGAGCTGCCCCTGGTCCGGGCGGACGGATCGGTGCTGCACGTGCTCGGGTCCTTCCACGTGTCGCCGCACAACACGTTCACCGGGCGGTTGACGCCGAAGATGCTGGAGGGGGTGCTGACCAGGGCAAAAGCACTTGCGGGGGTGTGA
- a CDS encoding ABC transporter ATP-binding protein: MAESDNVLEVRDLVKHFPVNQGILFKKTIGHVKAVDGVSFDLKRGETLGIVGESGCGKSTLAQVLMRLEKPTSGSALFNGRDIFKMQGSELRKLRRNIQIVLQDPYTSLNPRMTVGDIVGEPFEIHPEVAPKGERRKKVQDLLDVVGLNPEHIHRYPHQFSGGQRQRIGIARALALRPEVIICDEPVSALDVSIQAQVMNLLGDLQKEFGLSYVFIAHDLSVVRHLSDRVGVMYLGKMVELGTEAEIYEHPTHPYTQALLSAVPVPDPTLRGRREVIRLTGDVPSPVNPPSGCRFRTRCWKAEEKCAEEVPLLQIRMPEKVGAAHPSACHFAEERPHVVA, from the coding sequence GTGGCTGAGAGCGACAACGTCCTCGAGGTCCGGGATCTGGTCAAGCACTTCCCGGTCAACCAGGGCATCCTGTTCAAGAAGACGATCGGGCACGTCAAGGCCGTGGACGGGGTCAGCTTCGACCTCAAGCGCGGGGAGACGCTCGGCATCGTCGGCGAGTCCGGCTGCGGCAAGTCCACGCTGGCCCAGGTGCTGATGCGGCTGGAGAAGCCGACCAGCGGGTCCGCGCTGTTCAACGGCCGCGACATCTTCAAGATGCAGGGCTCGGAGCTGCGGAAGCTGCGGCGCAACATCCAGATCGTGCTGCAGGACCCGTACACCTCGCTGAACCCCCGCATGACGGTCGGTGACATCGTCGGGGAGCCGTTCGAGATCCACCCCGAGGTGGCCCCGAAGGGTGAGCGGCGGAAGAAGGTGCAAGACCTGCTGGACGTGGTCGGGCTCAACCCCGAGCACATCCACCGGTACCCGCACCAGTTCTCCGGCGGTCAGCGGCAGCGCATCGGCATCGCCCGCGCGCTGGCGCTGCGGCCCGAGGTGATCATCTGCGACGAGCCGGTGTCCGCCCTGGACGTGTCCATCCAGGCCCAGGTGATGAACCTGCTGGGTGACCTCCAGAAGGAGTTCGGCCTGTCGTACGTGTTCATCGCGCACGACCTGTCCGTGGTGCGGCACCTGTCCGACCGGGTCGGGGTCATGTACCTCGGCAAGATGGTCGAGCTGGGCACCGAGGCGGAGATCTACGAGCACCCGACGCACCCGTACACCCAGGCGCTGCTGTCCGCGGTGCCGGTGCCGGACCCGACGCTGCGCGGCCGTCGTGAGGTCATCCGCCTCACCGGCGACGTGCCCAGCCCGGTGAACCCGCCCTCGGGCTGCCGGTTCCGCACCCGGTGCTGGAAGGCCGAGGAGAAGTGCGCGGAGGAGGTGCCGCTGCTCCAGATCCGCATGCCGGAGAAGGTCGGAGCCGCGCACCCGAGCGCGTGCCACTTCGCGGAGGAACGCCCGCACGTGGTCGCGTGA